From Pseudoleptotrichia goodfellowii, a single genomic window includes:
- a CDS encoding COG2426 family protein — translation MKKLAQSIVAFIVGIFGMNAGKIIGIFLISMLPVIELRGSIPVGFSQGLPWYTNMITSIVGNMLPVPFILLFVVKVFEFMKKHNIMVKFIEKLEKRALSRSESVANKEFLGLMLFVAVPFPGTGAWTGALIAALLKLNPKKSFFTILLGVILAAAVVTLGVYGVFGFLKNMI, via the coding sequence ATGAAAAAACTTGCACAGTCAATAGTAGCTTTTATTGTAGGAATATTCGGAATGAATGCCGGTAAGATAATAGGAATTTTCCTGATATCGATGCTTCCTGTAATTGAATTAAGGGGAAGCATTCCTGTGGGATTTTCTCAGGGATTACCGTGGTACACAAATATGATTACTTCTATTGTAGGAAATATGCTTCCTGTACCTTTTATACTTTTATTTGTTGTAAAAGTATTTGAGTTTATGAAAAAGCATAATATAATGGTAAAATTTATCGAAAAATTGGAAAAAAGAGCATTAAGTAGAAGTGAAAGTGTTGCAAATAAAGAATTTTTGGGATTAATGCTGTTTGTTGCAGTACCTTTTCCCGGAACGGGAGCATGGACAGGGGCATTGATAGCGGCACTTCTTAAACTGAATCCGAAAAAATCTTTTTTTACAATACTGCTTGGAGTAATATTAGCAGCAGCTGTAGTAACTTTAGGTGTGTACGGAGTATTCGGATTTTTGAAAAATATGATATAA
- the secY gene encoding preprotein translocase subunit SecY: protein MTLTEAIVNRIQSIFKIPELKKRVAFTLVMFAIARIGVHIAVPGINMAAFKNFQNNAIAGFLNLFSGGAVQRASIFSLGIIPYINSSIVFQLLGVIFPKIDEMQKEGGKERDKITQWTRYVTIILAIAQSFGIAITLINQPGLVVEPGPKFIISTMALMTGGTAFLMWISERISIRGIGNGSSMLIFLGIVVNLPQVIQQMVSSNINFIFFGLSIILFVVIIALMVDIQLAERRIPIQYAGKGSLGFGGGQSAVGRRTYLPLKINTAGVMPIIFASVLMAAPPFIVQMLKANAFWQKQFSQTGVLYLLLFAFLIIVFSFFYTLTIAFDPEKVSEDLKQSGGTIPTVRAGKETADYLEKVVTRVTFGSALFLAILGIFPNIWFGYFLHIPVLLGGTSLLILVGVAVELIQQIDSYLAVKKMKGFISTSGKNNR from the coding sequence TTGACTTTAACTGAAGCAATAGTAAATAGAATACAGTCTATCTTCAAAATACCCGAATTAAAGAAAAGAGTAGCTTTTACATTAGTAATGTTCGCAATAGCGAGAATAGGTGTTCATATTGCCGTTCCCGGAATTAATATGGCAGCATTCAAAAATTTTCAGAATAATGCCATAGCAGGATTTTTAAATCTGTTTTCAGGAGGAGCGGTTCAGAGAGCGTCTATTTTCTCGTTGGGAATCATCCCTTACATTAACTCTTCGATAGTATTTCAACTTTTAGGAGTAATTTTCCCTAAAATAGATGAAATGCAGAAAGAAGGGGGAAAAGAAAGAGATAAAATTACTCAATGGACAAGATACGTAACAATAATATTGGCAATAGCGCAATCATTCGGAATTGCTATAACACTTATAAATCAGCCCGGACTGGTTGTTGAGCCGGGACCGAAATTTATTATAAGTACAATGGCTTTGATGACAGGAGGAACTGCGTTCTTAATGTGGATTTCTGAAAGAATTTCCATAAGAGGAATAGGTAACGGATCGTCAATGCTTATCTTTCTTGGAATTGTTGTAAACTTGCCTCAAGTTATTCAACAAATGGTATCAAGTAATATAAACTTTATATTTTTCGGATTATCAATAATATTATTTGTAGTTATAATAGCTCTAATGGTGGATATACAACTGGCTGAAAGAAGAATACCTATACAGTATGCAGGAAAAGGAAGTTTAGGTTTCGGAGGAGGACAAAGTGCAGTAGGTAGAAGAACATATTTACCTTTGAAAATAAACACTGCAGGAGTTATGCCAATAATCTTTGCATCAGTATTGATGGCGGCACCGCCGTTTATAGTACAAATGCTTAAAGCTAATGCATTCTGGCAAAAACAGTTTTCACAAACGGGAGTTTTATACTTACTTTTATTTGCCTTTTTAATTATAGTATTTTCATTTTTCTATACATTGACTATCGCTTTCGATCCTGAAAAAGTATCAGAAGATTTGAAACAAAGCGGTGGGACAATACCTACGGTAAGAGCAGGGAAAGAAACTGCCGATTATTTGGAAAAAGTAGTTACAAGAGTAACTTTCGGAAGTGCACTGTTTCTGGCAATATTAGGGATATTCCCTAATATATGGTTCGGATATTTTCTGCATATACCGGTATTACTCGGAGGAACAAGTTTACTTATCCTTGTAGGAGTTGCCGTAGAATTGATACAACAAATTGATTCTTATTTGGCGGTTAAGAAAATGAAAGGATTTATAAGTACAAGCGGAAAAAATAATAGATAG
- the rplO gene encoding 50S ribosomal protein L15: protein MNLNELRPAEGSKRERRRIGRGHGSGWGKTAGKGHNGQKQRSGTYVSPVFEGGQMPIIRRIPKRGFSNSAFKKDTIVISLFDIVEKFNDGDVVSLETLVENGIIKNPKFITKYSDAALRETKGKKAVKQYLLENVESYVKEKDFSSILKIIGNAEVNKKLTVKAHKISESAKELIEKAGGSVEVLEVKSYSAKAGNNKKEDENK from the coding sequence ATGAATCTTAATGAGTTAAGACCTGCCGAAGGATCAAAAAGAGAAAGAAGAAGAATAGGTAGAGGTCACGGGTCCGGTTGGGGAAAAACAGCAGGAAAAGGACATAACGGGCAAAAACAAAGATCGGGAACATATGTATCACCTGTATTTGAAGGTGGACAAATGCCTATTATCAGAAGAATTCCTAAAAGAGGATTCTCAAATTCGGCATTCAAAAAAGATACAATAGTAATTTCATTATTTGATATTGTTGAAAAATTCAACGACGGAGATGTAGTAAGCTTGGAAACATTAGTAGAAAACGGAATAATCAAAAATCCTAAATTCATCACTAAATATTCTGATGCTGCATTAAGAGAAACAAAAGGTAAAAAAGCTGTAAAACAATATTTACTTGAAAATGTTGAATCTTATGTTAAAGAAAAAGATTTTTCAAGTATTTTGAAAATAATAGGAAATGCTGAAGTTAATAAAAAATTAACTGTAAAAGCTCATAAAATTTCCGAATCAGCTAAAGAATTAATAGAAAAAGCCGGAGGAAGTGTAGAAGTATTGGAAGTTAAGTCGTACTCTGCAAAAGCGGGAAATAATAAAAAAGAAGATGAGAATAAGTAA
- the rpmD gene encoding 50S ribosomal protein L30 yields MSKVKVTLIKGINGRKPNHIDTVKSLGLRKISQSVVHNKTADIEGKIKLVSYLLKVEEV; encoded by the coding sequence ATGTCTAAAGTAAAAGTAACACTTATTAAAGGAATTAATGGAAGAAAACCTAATCATATTGATACTGTTAAATCACTTGGATTAAGAAAGATAAGTCAAAGTGTAGTTCATAACAAGACAGCAGATATAGAAGGAAAAATTAAATTAGTTTCTTATTTACTTAAAGTAGAGGAGGTTTAG
- the rpsE gene encoding 30S ribosomal protein S5: MAREVKASEYKESLLRISRVSKTVKGGRRISFSVLAAIGDEKGKVGIGLGKANGVPEAIRKAIANAKKNMITVSLKGGTLPHEQLGKYNATSVLLKPASKGTGVIAGSATRELLELAGVTDVLTKIRGSKNKDNVARATLDGLKQLRSVEEVARLRGKSVEEILG; encoded by the coding sequence TTGGCCAGAGAAGTAAAAGCTAGTGAATATAAAGAAAGTCTTTTAAGAATAAGCAGAGTTTCCAAAACCGTTAAAGGAGGAAGAAGAATATCTTTCTCAGTATTGGCGGCAATCGGAGATGAAAAAGGAAAAGTAGGTATAGGGTTGGGAAAAGCTAACGGTGTACCTGAAGCTATAAGAAAAGCTATAGCTAATGCTAAGAAAAATATGATAACAGTATCTTTAAAAGGTGGAACATTACCTCATGAGCAATTAGGTAAATATAATGCCACAAGTGTATTATTGAAACCTGCTTCAAAAGGTACGGGAGTTATCGCCGGTTCTGCAACAAGGGAATTATTGGAATTGGCAGGAGTTACAGACGTACTTACAAAAATCAGAGGATCAAAAAATAAAGATAACGTTGCAAGAGCAACATTGGACGGATTAAAACAATTGAGATCGGTTGAAGAAGTGGCAAGACTTAGAGGAAAATCGGTTGAAGAAATTTTAGGATAA
- the rplR gene encoding 50S ribosomal protein L18, whose translation MIKKLDRNKLRQKKHKSIRSKIVGTAERPRLSVYRSLKNIFVQIIDDQAGKTLVSASTIEKGAKTENGSNVEAAKKIGEAIAKKALEKGIDTVVFDRSGYVYTGRVKALADAAREAGLKF comes from the coding sequence GTGATTAAAAAACTTGATAGAAATAAATTAAGACAGAAAAAACATAAAAGTATAAGAAGTAAAATCGTTGGAACTGCTGAAAGACCTAGACTTTCTGTGTATAGAAGCTTGAAAAACATATTTGTTCAAATAATCGATGATCAAGCCGGAAAAACATTAGTTTCAGCATCTACTATTGAAAAAGGAGCAAAAACTGAAAACGGTTCAAATGTGGAAGCTGCTAAAAAAATCGGAGAAGCAATAGCAAAAAAAGCATTGGAAAAAGGAATAGATACTGTAGTATTCGATAGAAGCGGATATGTTTACACAGGAAGAGTAAAAGCACTTGCAGATGCTGCAAGAGAAGCAGGATTAAAATTCTAG
- the rplF gene encoding 50S ribosomal protein L6: MSRIGRKPITIPAGVEIKQDGNKFIVKGPKGQLERELSSEIKVNIKDGEITFERPNDLPNIRALHGTTRANLNNMITGVSDGFAIKLELVGVGYRVQANGKGLTLALGYSHPVEIEAVDGITFKVEGNNKITVEGIDKQLVGQIAANIRAKRPPEPYKGKGVKYADEVIRRKEGKKG; this comes from the coding sequence TATAACTATACCTGCAGGTGTAGAAATAAAACAGGACGGTAACAAGTTTATCGTAAAAGGTCCTAAAGGGCAATTGGAAAGAGAACTAAGCAGTGAAATAAAAGTAAATATAAAAGACGGAGAAATAACATTTGAAAGACCTAACGATTTGCCTAATATAAGAGCTTTGCATGGAACTACAAGAGCAAACCTTAACAATATGATAACAGGGGTAAGCGACGGATTTGCAATTAAATTGGAATTGGTCGGAGTAGGATACAGAGTACAGGCTAACGGTAAAGGACTTACTTTAGCATTAGGATATTCTCATCCTGTAGAAATCGAAGCAGTTGACGGAATAACTTTCAAAGTTGAAGGAAACAATAAAATAACTGTTGAAGGAATTGACAAACAATTAGTTGGACAAATTGCCGCAAATATAAGAGCAAAAAGACCTCCTGAACCTTACAAAGGAAAAGGAGTTAAATATGCCGACGAAGTAATCAGAAGAAAAGAAGGTAAGAAAGGATAG